The nucleotide sequence GTGCTGCACCGATGATTGGTTTCTTAGGGACAGTGATTGGAATGGTAATTGCCTTCCATGAGTTGGCAACAAGTAGCGGGCAGGCACAAATGGGATTGTTAGCAGAAGGTATTTATACAGCAATGACGACTACCGTTGCCGGTCTAATAGTTGGTATTATCGCCTATATTGGTTACAACCACCTGGTGGTAAAAACCGATAAAGTAGTGCACCAAATGGAAGCTACTGCGGTAGACTTTTTAGACATTTTAAACGAGCCTGCTTAGTATGAATTTAAGAGGAAGAAATAAAGTAAGTCCGGAGTTTAGTATGAGCTCAATGACAGATATTGTATTTCTGTTATTGATCTTCTTTATGCTAACCTCTCCGGTGATTACTCCAGAAGCTTTGGATCTCATTCTTCCAAAAGCTAAAGGAAAGACCACAAACCAGCAGAATGTTTCAGTAAGTATTACTAAAGAACTGCAGGTGTATATAAACGATGAGCGAATTAGTAATTCAGCCTTAGAAAGTACTTTAAGAAATAAATTAGCTGGAATAGAAAATCCAACGATTATTTTGCGTGCTGAGGAAGGTGTGCCAATCGAAAAGGCGGTAAATGTAATGGATATCGCGAATCGAAATAGATATAAAATAGTACTAGCCGTTAAACCGGAATAATATGGCTTTTTTAAAAACCAAACACGAGAAAAAATCATTCACGATAACCATAGTACTACATGTGCTATTGTTAGCTATTTTGTTCTTTTTTGGTTTTACATATCTTGATCCACCACCAGAGAGTGGTATTGCAGTAAATTTCGGAACTTCTGAAGTAGGATCAGGAAACGATCAGCCTACTAAGCCTATTGAATCTGCACCTAAAAATACGAGTCCAGAGGTTGCGCCTCCAGAACCAGAACCTGTAGTTGAAGATCAGGTCGTGACTCAGGAAGTAGAAGAAGCTCCAGTAATCGAAGAAAAAAAGGAAATTAAAAAGCCTGTTGAAACCGAGAAACCAAAGGTGAAGCCGAAGAAAGAAGAACCTGCTAAGAAACCAGATCCTAAGCCAGATAAATCTACTACCGATGCGATGAGTAGTATTTTAAACGGTCCTGAAAGAAGCGGAGAAGCGAGTGGGGGAGAAGGTAATGATAATGCCGCTGGAGATAAAGGTTCTCCTGATGGCGATCCTAATGCGAAAAGCTATTACGGTAATGGAGCAGGATTAGATGGTGACGGTAATTATCGATTAGGTGGTCGTCGAGCTTTAAATAAAGAAAAATTCGTTCAGGATTGTAATGAATCTGGAATTGTTGTGGTTCGTATCGAGGTAAATCGACAAGGCCAGGTTATTGCCGCAACTCCCGGAATAAAAGGAACAACAAATAACGCTTCCTGTTTAACAGAACCAGCACGAAAAGCAGCAATGGCTACTAAATTTAATAGTGACGCAGATGCGCCTTCGCGTCAGGTAGGAACCATAGTTTATAACTTCAAATTATCTGAATAATTGATGACTTATCAAGAAACTGTTGATTGGATGTTTCAGCAGTTACCCATGTATCAACGTGTGGGAAGTTCAGCTTTCAAAAAAGATTTATCCAACACTTTAAAATTAGCAGCGCATCTTAATCATCCAGAGAAAGATTTTAAGAGCGTGCATGTTGCCGGTACTAACGGAAAAGGTTCAAGTAGCCACATGATAGCTTCGGTATTACAAGAAGCAGGTTATAAGGTTGGATTATATACTTCACCACATTTAAAAGATTACCGAGAGCGTATTCGAATTAACGGAAAGTACATTTCCGAAGAAGCGGTAATCGATTTTGTGAAAAATAATAAGTCTTTTTTAGAAGCCGAACGTTTGTCTTTTTTCGAGATGAGCGTGGGAATGGCATTTTGGTATTTTGCTGAAGAAAAAGTTGATATTGCGGTTATCGAAGTAGGAATGGGAGGTCGCTTAGATTCAACTAATATCATTACTCCTGAAGTTTCTTTGATAACAAATATTGGTAAAGATCACACGCAATTTTTAGGAACGACTTTACCTGAAATTGCCGGAGAAAAAGCTGGGATAATAAAGGAGAATATTCCTGTTGTTATTTCAGAAAAACATCCTGAAACAGAACCTGTATTCAGAAAAACAGCGAAAGAGAGAAATGCTGTAATTATTTTTGCTGAAGAAAGAAAAGCTGATTCAGATCTCCAAACTGACTTATTAGGAAGCTATCAGCAAAAGAACATTAAAGGAGTTTATGCAGTAATTCAGCAATTAATTCAGCAAGGTTGGAAATTTTCTGAAGAGCAAATTTACAGCGGTCTAAAACAGGTCGTAAAAAACACGAATCTTAGAGGAAGATGGGATATTCTTCAGGAACAGCGTCCAAAAGTAATTTGTGATACCGCACATAACAGCGACGGACTTCAATATGTATTCAAGCAATTATCTCAAGAAAGTTTTAAGCAATTGCATTTCGTTTTAGGAGTGGTTAGCGATAAAGATTTAGATGAAATATTACCAATGTTTCCTAATAATGCTATTTATTATTTTTGTAAACCAGATGTTCCGCGAGGTTTAGAAGCTGAAAAATTAATGCAGAAATCTATGGAATTTGGATTGAAGGGTGAGGTATTTAGAAGTGTTTCAGATGCTTATCGCACTGCTTTAGAAAAGGCTGCGAAAGAAGACCTGATCTTTTGTGGAGGCAGCAATTTTACAGTAGCTGAAATTATTTAAAATTTTTAATTTTTTTCTTTGTACAGAAGAAAAACTAGTCTATATTTGCACTCGCAATAATGAATGGGGCGCGTAGCTCAGTTGGTTCAGAGCACTTGGTTTACACCCAAGGGGTCAGGGGTTCGAATCCCTTCGCGCCCACAACCATTCAAAAGCTTCCGTAAAAGGAAGCTTTTTTTAGCTAAAGCATTCATTAGGGCGCGTAGCTCAGTTGGTTCAGAGCACTTGGTTTACACCCAAGGGGTCAGGGGTTCGAATCCCTTCGCGCCCACAAAAATAAAAAGCTTCCAATTTTGGAAGCTTTTTTTATTTAATGTCATTTCTTCATTATAGAACATCTGTTAGTTTCTCTAGCGCTATCCCTCGTGACCCTTTGATCAATATATAAGAATTAGAGATTGGTTCTTTGCTAAGGAAGCTTTTAAAAGCTTCAGTTGTTTCAAACTTCTTAAATGAAGTAGGAGTTATAGATTCTTTAAAATGAGCTCCAATTAAGTATACCTTTTCAAACTTTAAATCTTTACATATATCTGCAATAGATTGGTGCTCCTCGGTAGTGTATTGCCCTAATTCTAACATGTCACCAATGACTACTACTTTGGTAAGCTCTGTAGGTAGTTCTTTAAAGTTTTTCAATGCCGAAAGCATGCTGGTTGGATTCGCATTGTAAGCATCAAGTAACAGCGTGTTGTTTTTTGTCTTTTGAATCTGGGATCTGTTATTGCTTGGTGTATAAGTCGCAATAGCGCTTTCAATATCCTCAAACGGAACTTTAAAGTATAAGCCTATTGTTAAGGCTGCTGCGGCGTTAAAAGCATTGTATTGCCCTGTTAACTGACTTTTAAAGTTAGTTTTGTTGAAATTGAAAGAAGCAAATTCAGATTTGTTTTCATGAATGTTGTAATCGAGAGTTACAGCAGCGTCGTCGCTAGTTCCGAAGGTGAAAATATGGGAATAACTATCATGTAGTTTTTGAATCGTATCATCTAAATTCAAAAATAATAACTTTTTATGATCGATCAGATGTTGGTATAACTCGCTTTTACCTTTAATGACTCCTTCTATACTTCCAAAACCCTCTAAATGAGCTTTACCGAAATTCGTAATATATCCGTAGTCTGGTAAAGTAAGTTCGGTAAGAAATTCAATTTCTCCCTGATGATTGGCTCCCATTTCAACGATACCAACTTCGGTAGTTTGATCCATCTGCAACAATGTAAGCGGAACGCCAATATGATTATTCAGGTTGCCACTTGTCGCTACCGTATGGTATTTTTTAGAAAGTACGGCATTTAGTAGTTCTTTAGTTGTTGTTTTTCCGTTACTTCCTGTAATAGCTATTATTGGAATGCCCAAAAATTGCCTATGAAAAGTAGCTAATTCCTGTAATGCTTTTAGACAGTCATCAACGAGAATATAATTCTCCTGTTCTCTCGCATATATTTCTTCGTCTACAATAGCAATTTCAGCTCCTTTAAGTAAAGCTTCTTCTGCAAATTGATTCCCATTAAAGTTTGCGCCTTTTAATGCGAAAAATAGACTGTTAGGTTTGATATTTCTAGTGTCGGTGCTAACTCCTGAACTTGTTAGGAACCTGCGATGTATTTTTGCTATATTCATGAAATTAAGGTATAAAAAAAGCCCTAAATGAATAGGGCTTTTTTTGTGAATATTTCTTTAAAACTGCAGAGCTGTTAGTTATTCTTAGCTCTTTTGATGTTATCCATAGATTTTGATCCAACTTTAGACATTGCATTTCTAAAACCGATGTAATCGGTAGCCATGTCTTGTGGGAAATATCTTCTTTGTGACGGATCTAACCAGTAAGCGCGGTCTCTCCATGAACCACCTTTGTAAACTCTTACATCATCACTAATTAAGGTAGTTCTTTCCTTGCTGTCGTATTTTGGTTTAGCCTGTGTTGTGTCTCCTGTTGCTACTCTGTCGTAGTCTGGAGAATTATACATCCTTTTAGAAGAATTGTCGATATCCTGAAAAGGTTGATAGTAACGACTAGAACTTTTATCGCCATCTCTAAAATCTCTGTTATCGCTTTTAGAGAAGTTAGTTCTCATATAAGTATCATCTTCAGTTATTGGCTTTTGAAGAATTTCACCTGGTAGGTTTCTTGCAACAACTCTACCTGTACTAAGGGTGTCGTATTTTATATCGTCACTTCCTACTACCTGGACGGAACCATCTTCATTGATACTGTTTTCAGTATAAATGTTTCCACGATAGTAATTGAAGTCATTAAACTCATCATCTACTATGGGACGGTAAACATCAGCAACCCATTCTGCGACATTTCCAGCCATATCGTAAAGGCCAAAATCATTAGCTTCGTAGCTCATAACAGGAGCTGTAATATCAGCACCGTCATCACTCCATCCTGCGATACCGCCGTAATCACCAGAACCTTGCTTAAAGTTAGCCAATTGATCTCCTTGTTTTCTCATATCCCCACTTCGGGTATATCTGCCATCCCATGGATATTTTTTTCTACCACGATAGTTATTATAATCACGAATACCAACCAAACCTAAAGCTGCATATTCCCATTCTGCTTCTGTGGGAAGACGATATTCTGGATATAGAATTCCATCTTTACGTTGCACATATTGTTTTCCGCCAGAAGTGTTGCCAAGGCTGTCGGTAGATTGATTATCTACTAATTTCTGGGATTTCTTACCACTTTGCGTCATTTCGGTATTTCCTCCGTAAACTCTGCTTGGTGCATTGATGTAAGTTTCTGTACTAAATGTAGAACCAGCGTCACTATTGTATAAGGTTTCCTCAGCAATATATCCAGTTTCAACTAGTTGTCTCTCGTTAACGCGGTCAGTTCTCCATTTACTGAATTCGGCAGCTTGTACCCAACTAACTCCAACTACAGGATACTCTGCATAGGCAGGATGTCTCAGGTAGTTGTTTACCATCGTTTCATTATATCCAAGACGGTTTCTCCAAACTAAGGTATCAGGAACCGCTCCGTAATAAATGTTTCTATAGTTTTCCTGACTTGGTGGGAATACTCTCTTTAGCCAATCCAGGTACTCAAGGTACATGCGATTAGTAACTTCAGTTTCATCCATATAAAAGGACTGAACGTGTTGCTGAGTTGGAGTATTATTCCAATCATGCATTACATCATCCTGTACTTGTCCCATTGTGAAAGTACCTCCTTCGATAAAGACTAATCCAGGAGCAGGATCTTGTTCGTCGTAGTCTGTATTGGATTGAAATCCACCGTCTTTAGAATTAATATCCCATCCGGTAGCTCTTGAGCTGTTTTTGTAATTTTTTGAATTGTTACATCCTACTAGACCAACGCCCAAAGCGATGGTAAAAAGTGCTCTAAAAGCAGTTTTCTTTCTCATTCTCATGTTCTCTTTAGGTAGAATTTAGGCTTTGCAATATAATAATTAACGCTAAAAGTACAAGTTTATTTGCCCTAAAACCAATACTTTAATCTTAATATATGATCAAACATATATCTTTTATATTTAAATACTCACGCAAATATGCACAAATAAAATGCCTAAAACCGCAAAATTAATATTTTTTTATACGGTTTGCACTCAAAATTATGAATAGTTATCTAGCAATAATTGGATTCGCCAATCGACCTGATTTATATTCTTTCTAACGAAGGATAGTAGTGTTTAATCGAAATTTAAAAAGAGCTTTCTTAGCTTCTAATAATATTGACATATATTTGTTTATCATTTAGTTTACTGCGATGAAAAAACTTTCAACAATTTTATTACTAGGTTTAGTTTTTACTTCTAGCCATATTTACGCTCAGGAAATAAGAGATCGGGTAATTACTACGGCAGTTCCTTTTTTGCTCGTAGCTGCAGATGCCAGAGCGGCTGGAATGGGAGATCAGGGTGTAGCTACTTCTGCGGATGCCTTTTCCCAACAATGGAATCCAGCTAAATTTGCCTTTGCAACCTCAGAGAATGGTATAGGAGTTTCCTATACCCCTTATTTAAAAGATATTGTGAGTGATATCTTTTTAGGGGATCTTAGTTATTATCATAAAATTGATGAT is from Zunongwangia endophytica and encodes:
- the gldJ gene encoding gliding motility lipoprotein GldJ, which produces MRKKTAFRALFTIALGVGLVGCNNSKNYKNSSRATGWDINSKDGGFQSNTDYDEQDPAPGLVFIEGGTFTMGQVQDDVMHDWNNTPTQQHVQSFYMDETEVTNRMYLEYLDWLKRVFPPSQENYRNIYYGAVPDTLVWRNRLGYNETMVNNYLRHPAYAEYPVVGVSWVQAAEFSKWRTDRVNERQLVETGYIAEETLYNSDAGSTFSTETYINAPSRVYGGNTEMTQSGKKSQKLVDNQSTDSLGNTSGGKQYVQRKDGILYPEYRLPTEAEWEYAALGLVGIRDYNNYRGRKKYPWDGRYTRSGDMRKQGDQLANFKQGSGDYGGIAGWSDDGADITAPVMSYEANDFGLYDMAGNVAEWVADVYRPIVDDEFNDFNYYRGNIYTENSINEDGSVQVVGSDDIKYDTLSTGRVVARNLPGEILQKPITEDDTYMRTNFSKSDNRDFRDGDKSSSRYYQPFQDIDNSSKRMYNSPDYDRVATGDTTQAKPKYDSKERTTLISDDVRVYKGGSWRDRAYWLDPSQRRYFPQDMATDYIGFRNAMSKVGSKSMDNIKRAKNN
- a CDS encoding bifunctional folylpolyglutamate synthase/dihydrofolate synthase, whose protein sequence is MTYQETVDWMFQQLPMYQRVGSSAFKKDLSNTLKLAAHLNHPEKDFKSVHVAGTNGKGSSSHMIASVLQEAGYKVGLYTSPHLKDYRERIRINGKYISEEAVIDFVKNNKSFLEAERLSFFEMSVGMAFWYFAEEKVDIAVIEVGMGGRLDSTNIITPEVSLITNIGKDHTQFLGTTLPEIAGEKAGIIKENIPVVISEKHPETEPVFRKTAKERNAVIIFAEERKADSDLQTDLLGSYQQKNIKGVYAVIQQLIQQGWKFSEEQIYSGLKQVVKNTNLRGRWDILQEQRPKVICDTAHNSDGLQYVFKQLSQESFKQLHFVLGVVSDKDLDEILPMFPNNAIYYFCKPDVPRGLEAEKLMQKSMEFGLKGEVFRSVSDAYRTALEKAAKEDLIFCGGSNFTVAEII
- a CDS encoding UDP-N-acetylmuramoyl-tripeptide--D-alanyl-D-alanine ligase, with amino-acid sequence MNIAKIHRRFLTSSGVSTDTRNIKPNSLFFALKGANFNGNQFAEEALLKGAEIAIVDEEIYAREQENYILVDDCLKALQELATFHRQFLGIPIIAITGSNGKTTTKELLNAVLSKKYHTVATSGNLNNHIGVPLTLLQMDQTTEVGIVEMGANHQGEIEFLTELTLPDYGYITNFGKAHLEGFGSIEGVIKGKSELYQHLIDHKKLLFLNLDDTIQKLHDSYSHIFTFGTSDDAAVTLDYNIHENKSEFASFNFNKTNFKSQLTGQYNAFNAAAALTIGLYFKVPFEDIESAIATYTPSNNRSQIQKTKNNTLLLDAYNANPTSMLSALKNFKELPTELTKVVVIGDMLELGQYTTEEHQSIADICKDLKFEKVYLIGAHFKESITPTSFKKFETTEAFKSFLSKEPISNSYILIKGSRGIALEKLTDVL
- a CDS encoding ExbD/TolR family protein, translating into MNLRGRNKVSPEFSMSSMTDIVFLLLIFFMLTSPVITPEALDLILPKAKGKTTNQQNVSVSITKELQVYINDERISNSALESTLRNKLAGIENPTIILRAEEGVPIEKAVNVMDIANRNRYKIVLAVKPE
- a CDS encoding energy transducer TonB; its protein translation is MAFLKTKHEKKSFTITIVLHVLLLAILFFFGFTYLDPPPESGIAVNFGTSEVGSGNDQPTKPIESAPKNTSPEVAPPEPEPVVEDQVVTQEVEEAPVIEEKKEIKKPVETEKPKVKPKKEEPAKKPDPKPDKSTTDAMSSILNGPERSGEASGGEGNDNAAGDKGSPDGDPNAKSYYGNGAGLDGDGNYRLGGRRALNKEKFVQDCNESGIVVVRIEVNRQGQVIAATPGIKGTTNNASCLTEPARKAAMATKFNSDADAPSRQVGTIVYNFKLSE